One stretch of Streptomyces sp. R21 DNA includes these proteins:
- a CDS encoding DUF5936 domain-containing protein has translation MFALLLALAMAVSVAGVLLGIRMIRADAKLPGDLALALEVGATRVSKADSAVDRLGMRFAPLVLRLMGPRRVDAKRRRIDMAGNPGGLTLNRYAARRAVYGIFGVVLALVFLSNGQLLFSALTLIFGLIAADALIWQAIRERKEVIDRTLPDFLDVLAVVVSAGLGFRQALDRVAEKYEGPWADELRITLRQMDMGVSRRQAFDELRKRNSSEQVAQFVSALQQGEELGSPIAETLIQLATDMRRTDAQNARRRAARTIPKATMVTLVFMLPATMILIATGMFLGSGTNFGSILGR, from the coding sequence TTGTTCGCGCTGCTGCTCGCCCTCGCGATGGCCGTGTCCGTCGCGGGCGTCCTCCTCGGCATCCGGATGATCCGCGCCGACGCCAAGCTGCCCGGCGACCTCGCGCTCGCCCTGGAGGTCGGCGCGACCCGGGTATCCAAGGCGGACTCGGCCGTCGACCGCCTGGGCATGCGCTTCGCGCCCCTGGTCCTGCGCCTGATGGGCCCCCGCCGGGTCGACGCCAAACGCCGCCGCATCGACATGGCGGGCAACCCCGGCGGCCTGACCCTCAACCGCTACGCCGCCCGCCGTGCGGTCTACGGCATCTTCGGCGTCGTACTCGCCCTCGTCTTCCTCTCCAACGGCCAACTCCTCTTCTCTGCACTGACGTTGATCTTCGGCCTGATCGCCGCCGACGCCCTGATCTGGCAGGCCATCCGCGAGCGCAAGGAGGTCATCGACCGCACCCTCCCCGACTTCCTCGACGTCCTCGCGGTCGTCGTCTCGGCGGGTCTCGGCTTCCGCCAGGCACTGGACCGGGTGGCGGAGAAGTACGAGGGCCCGTGGGCCGACGAACTGCGGATCACTCTCCGCCAGATGGACATGGGCGTAAGCCGCCGCCAGGCCTTCGACGAACTGCGCAAGCGCAACTCCTCCGAGCAGGTGGCGCAGTTCGTCTCGGCTCTCCAGCAGGGCGAGGAACTGGGTTCCCCCATCGCGGAGACGCTGATCCAACTGGCCACCGACATGCGCCGCACCGACGCCCAGAACGCCCGCCGACGCGCCGCCCGCACCATCCCCAAGGCCACCATGGTCACCCTCGTCTTCATGCTCCCGGCCACGATGATCCTGATCGCCACGGGCATGTTCCTGGGCTCGGGGACGAACTTCGGCTCGATTTTGGGCCGCTGA
- a CDS encoding type II secretion system F family protein produces MNSDPALLALGATVLCGTLAVAGVHTYASGRAQRQALVDRLSGGGPLRTAAGRVRRFAAIDRRLRRTRLGRTIHLRLSATGLDVTAGEFFTYVTAVVVALWLIAAATLAPFFGPIAGFVAVWSAAIFLNWQRQKRIEAFINQLPDVARLLANATAAGLALRTALAMAAEELEAPAGEELAHVADQLALGRTIDDALGELAERLPSRELIVLVTTLVLANKAGGSVVSSLRNLTQTLEDRKETRREIRTMLSEVNATAFTVPLLGLGSLVLINSSNEGALARVTGSPLGQALVLISLGLYTVGFFVIRRLGKIEV; encoded by the coding sequence GTGAACAGCGACCCGGCTCTCCTCGCGCTCGGCGCCACCGTCCTGTGCGGCACGCTGGCCGTCGCGGGCGTGCATACGTACGCGTCTGGGCGCGCCCAGCGCCAGGCCCTCGTCGACCGCCTCTCCGGCGGCGGCCCGCTGCGCACGGCCGCCGGCCGCGTCCGCCGCTTCGCCGCGATCGACCGCCGGCTGCGCCGCACCCGCCTCGGCCGCACCATCCACCTGCGCCTGTCGGCGACGGGACTCGACGTCACGGCGGGAGAGTTCTTCACCTACGTCACCGCCGTCGTCGTAGCGCTCTGGCTGATCGCGGCGGCGACGCTCGCCCCCTTCTTCGGCCCGATCGCCGGCTTCGTGGCCGTTTGGAGCGCGGCCATCTTCCTCAACTGGCAGCGCCAGAAACGCATCGAGGCCTTCATCAACCAACTCCCGGACGTGGCACGCCTGCTGGCCAACGCCACCGCCGCCGGTCTCGCGCTGCGGACGGCGCTGGCGATGGCGGCGGAGGAGCTCGAGGCGCCGGCGGGCGAGGAACTGGCCCACGTGGCAGATCAGTTGGCGCTGGGACGCACGATCGACGACGCCCTCGGTGAACTCGCCGAACGCCTCCCGTCCCGCGAGCTGATCGTCCTCGTCACGACCCTCGTCCTCGCCAACAAGGCAGGCGGATCGGTGGTCAGCTCCCTCCGCAACCTCACCCAGACCCTTGAGGACCGCAAGGAGACACGTCGTGAGATCCGCACCATGCTCTCCGAGGTCAACGCGACCGCCTTCACCGTGCCGCTCCTCGGCCTCGGCTCCCTCGTCCTGATCAACTCCTCGAACGAGGGCGCGCTGGCCCGCGTCACCGGCTCCCCGCTCGGCCAGGCGCTGGTCCTGATCTCGCTGGGCCTCTACACGGTCGGCTTCTTCGTCATCCGCCGACTCGGCAAGATCGAAGTCTGA
- a CDS encoding CpaF family protein: protein MSLRSRIAAPDEKGPAREDGHLVAVYRAKLLEEIDLAEMSSLAAAERRVRLERVLGHIISREGPVLSSSERSQLIRRVVDEALGLGVLEPLLADASITEIMVNGPDSIFVERAGRVEQLPLRFASNEQLMQTIERIVSTVNRRVDESNPMVDARLPTGERVNVIIPPLALTGPTLTIRRFPRAYTLPELIALGSLDEQMLMLLAAFVRARFNVIVSGGTGSGKTTLLNALSGLIPTHERIITIEDSAELQLQQEHVIRLESRPANVEGKGQITIRDLVRNSLRMRPDRIIVGEVRGGETLDMLQAMSTGHDGSLATVHSNSAEDALMRLQTLGSMSEVNIPFEALKDQINSAVDVVVQLARHADGSRKIAEIALLVSHGREQFRIATVTRFVPRPIGADRVVHGHFEHLPLPRPVAEKLYVAGEPLPQAFGVAEAIDVLNTRQAIG from the coding sequence ATGAGCCTGCGTTCCCGTATCGCCGCCCCGGACGAGAAGGGCCCGGCCCGCGAGGACGGACACCTCGTCGCCGTCTACCGGGCCAAGCTCCTCGAAGAGATCGACCTCGCCGAGATGTCGAGCCTGGCGGCAGCCGAGCGCCGGGTCCGCCTGGAGCGCGTCCTCGGCCACATCATCAGCCGCGAGGGTCCGGTCCTCTCCTCCTCCGAGCGCTCCCAGCTGATCCGCAGAGTCGTCGACGAGGCGCTCGGCCTCGGCGTCCTCGAACCGCTCCTCGCCGACGCGTCGATCACCGAGATCATGGTCAACGGACCGGACTCGATCTTCGTGGAGCGAGCGGGCCGAGTCGAGCAACTCCCGTTGCGCTTCGCCTCGAACGAGCAGCTCATGCAGACCATCGAACGCATCGTCTCGACCGTCAACAGGCGGGTCGACGAGTCCAACCCGATGGTCGACGCCCGCCTGCCCACCGGCGAACGCGTGAACGTCATCATCCCGCCGCTCGCCCTCACCGGCCCGACCCTCACGATCCGCCGCTTCCCGCGCGCCTACACACTCCCCGAACTCATCGCCCTCGGCTCGCTCGACGAGCAGATGCTGATGCTGCTCGCGGCCTTCGTCCGAGCCCGCTTCAACGTCATCGTCAGCGGCGGAACGGGATCGGGCAAGACCACCCTCCTCAACGCCCTCTCCGGGCTGATCCCCACCCACGAACGCATCATCACCATCGAGGACTCGGCCGAACTCCAGCTCCAGCAGGAGCACGTCATCCGCCTGGAGTCCCGCCCCGCGAACGTCGAGGGCAAGGGCCAGATCACCATCCGCGACCTGGTCCGCAACTCCCTGCGCATGCGCCCCGACCGCATCATCGTCGGCGAGGTCCGCGGCGGCGAGACCCTCGACATGCTCCAGGCCATGTCGACCGGCCACGACGGCTCCCTCGCCACCGTCCACTCCAACTCGGCCGAGGACGCGCTGATGCGTCTGCAGACCCTGGGCTCGATGTCCGAAGTCAACATCCCCTTCGAGGCGTTGAAGGACCAGATCAACTCGGCGGTCGACGTCGTCGTCCAACTCGCCCGCCACGCGGACGGCTCCCGCAAGATCGCCGAGATCGCCCTGCTCGTCTCGCACGGCCGTGAACAGTTCCGCATAGCCACCGTCACCCGCTTCGTGCCCCGCCCCATCGGCGCCGACCGCGTCGTCCACGGCCACTTCGAGCACCTCCCGCTGCCCCGCCCGGTCGCGGAGAAGCTGTACGTCGCGGGCGAACCGCTGCCCCAGGCCTTCGGCGTCGCCGAAGCCATCGACGTACTGAACACGAGGCAGGCCATCGGATGA
- a CDS encoding TadE/TadG family type IV pilus assembly protein encodes MRRLLKRLRDHRDDRGVSMLEFAGFLPILLVIGMATIQLGLIGYGINQAGSGARAAARVASQDGDGGAAAVASVSGWLDPAPEVEKGGDTTTATVSVHVPSVIPLFGGGYDINRSATMPNDNDNDNDG; translated from the coding sequence ATGAGGCGGCTGCTGAAGCGACTCCGGGACCACCGGGACGACCGGGGCGTGTCCATGCTGGAGTTCGCCGGGTTCCTGCCCATCCTGCTCGTCATCGGGATGGCGACCATTCAGCTCGGGCTGATCGGATACGGGATCAACCAGGCGGGGTCGGGGGCGCGGGCAGCGGCTCGGGTGGCTTCGCAGGACGGGGACGGGGGAGCGGCCGCGGTCGCTTCCGTCAGCGGATGGCTGGACCCGGCACCCGAGGTGGAGAAGGGCGGCGACACCACCACCGCGACCGTCAGCGTCCACGTCCCGTCGGTGATCCCGCTGTTCGGCGGCGGCTACGACATCAATCGCTCGGCCACCATGCCCAACGACAACGACAACGACAACGACGGCTGA